Proteins encoded by one window of Streptomyces sp. ALI-76-A:
- a CDS encoding ATP-binding protein, with translation MKVSNDDADLGAVRPDRPEGLRPLVLLEVSFAADPAAIRPVRRQLHAVLSELGLEQVADEVVQAAQELMANAVEHGCRCRPPKTTVTVKAVYRDEQVRVDVHDPSDERPQERPESGERESGRGLSIVGVLADRWGVKMDRAGAGKSVWLEFDAPFVRGEQAS, from the coding sequence ATGAAGGTCTCCAACGATGACGCAGACCTCGGAGCAGTGCGCCCGGACAGGCCGGAGGGGTTGCGTCCTCTGGTGCTTCTGGAGGTCTCGTTCGCGGCAGATCCTGCGGCAATCAGGCCCGTTCGAAGGCAACTGCATGCCGTACTCTCGGAGTTGGGGCTCGAACAGGTTGCCGACGAGGTCGTCCAGGCGGCGCAGGAGCTCATGGCGAACGCGGTCGAGCACGGATGTCGCTGTCGTCCGCCGAAGACCACAGTCACCGTCAAGGCCGTGTACCGCGACGAGCAGGTGCGTGTGGACGTGCACGACCCGTCCGACGAACGACCGCAAGAGCGCCCGGAGTCGGGGGAGCGGGAAAGCGGTCGGGGACTGAGCATCGTAGGTGTCCTCGCCGACCGGTGGGGCGTCAAGATGGACCGCGCCGGGGCCGGGAAGTCCGTCTGGCTTGAGTTCGATGCGCCCTTCGTCCGAGGGGAGCAGGCTTCATGA